In Variovorax paradoxus, a single genomic region encodes these proteins:
- a CDS encoding D-2-hydroxyacid dehydrogenase family protein, whose amino-acid sequence MNIVILDDYQDAVRKLRCAAKLDAYAAKVYTNTVKGIGQLSVRLKDADVIVLIRERTQISRQLIEKLPKLKLISQTGRVAGHIDVAACTERGIAVAEGSGSPQAPAELTWALIMAAMRRLPQYISNLKHGAWQQSGLKSASMPPNFGLGSVLKGKTLCIWGYGRIGQLVARYGQAFGMQVVIWGREASCAKARSDGFQVAQNRHEFFAAADVLSVHLRLNDETNGLITLEDLSRMKPTALFVNTSRAELVEADALLAALNRGRPGLAAIDVFESEPPLQGHALLRLENCICTPHIGYVEQESYESYFGQAFDNVVSYINGNPTNIVNPGALQVRR is encoded by the coding sequence ATGAATATTGTGATCCTCGACGACTACCAGGACGCCGTGCGCAAATTGCGCTGCGCCGCCAAGCTGGACGCGTACGCCGCCAAGGTCTATACCAACACGGTCAAAGGCATCGGGCAACTCTCGGTTCGCCTTAAAGACGCCGACGTGATCGTGCTGATTCGCGAGCGCACGCAGATCTCCCGGCAGCTCATCGAGAAGCTGCCCAAGCTCAAGCTCATCTCGCAGACCGGGCGCGTTGCCGGCCACATCGACGTGGCGGCCTGCACCGAGCGCGGCATCGCCGTGGCGGAAGGCTCCGGCTCTCCCCAGGCACCGGCCGAGCTCACATGGGCGCTCATCATGGCCGCCATGCGCCGGCTGCCGCAGTACATCAGCAACCTCAAGCACGGGGCCTGGCAGCAGTCGGGCCTCAAGTCGGCCTCGATGCCGCCCAACTTCGGGCTCGGCTCGGTGCTCAAGGGCAAGACGCTCTGCATCTGGGGCTACGGCCGCATCGGCCAGTTGGTCGCGCGCTACGGGCAGGCCTTCGGCATGCAGGTCGTGATCTGGGGGCGTGAAGCCAGCTGCGCCAAGGCCCGTTCCGACGGCTTCCAGGTGGCGCAGAACCGCCACGAGTTCTTTGCCGCGGCCGACGTGCTGTCGGTCCATCTGCGGCTCAACGATGAGACCAACGGCCTCATCACGCTCGAGGATCTCTCCCGCATGAAGCCGACGGCGCTGTTCGTCAACACCTCGCGTGCCGAGCTGGTCGAGGCGGATGCCCTGCTCGCGGCACTCAACCGGGGCCGCCCCGGGCTGGCCGCCATCGACGTGTTCGAGAGCGAACCGCCACTGCAGGGCCACGCCTTGCTGCGGCTCGAAAACTGCATCTGCACCCCGCACATCGGCTACGTCGAGCAGGAAAGCTACGAGAGCTACTTCGGCCAGGCCTTCGACAACGTCGTGAGCTACATCAACGGCAATCCCACGAACATCGTGAATCCCGGCGCGCTGCAGGTTCGCCGGTGA
- a CDS encoding MotA/TolQ/ExbB proton channel family protein, whose protein sequence is MFSIIVAAGWPIWPLLACSVIALALVIERFTSLKTVRVLPPKLLDETITVSQGAIPGPDVVTKLERNSMLGQVLAAGLRALNANPRCTEDDLRAAMEASGRTVAHKLERYLPALATIASAAPLLGLLGTVIGMIEIFGSQSPGSGAVGSGNPAQLAHGISIALYNTAFGLIVAIPTLIFWRYFRSRVDEYLLNLELSGERFARHLNALRK, encoded by the coding sequence TTGTTTTCCATCATAGTTGCCGCGGGTTGGCCGATCTGGCCCTTGCTCGCTTGTTCGGTCATTGCGCTCGCGCTGGTTATAGAACGTTTCACGAGTCTGAAGACCGTGAGGGTACTGCCGCCGAAGCTGCTCGACGAGACCATCACGGTGTCGCAGGGAGCCATTCCTGGTCCTGACGTTGTGACCAAGCTCGAACGCAACTCGATGCTCGGCCAGGTGCTGGCCGCCGGCCTGCGCGCACTGAACGCCAACCCACGCTGCACCGAAGACGACCTGCGCGCCGCCATGGAGGCCTCGGGCCGCACTGTGGCGCACAAGCTGGAGCGTTACCTGCCTGCCCTGGCCACCATCGCCTCCGCAGCCCCGTTGCTGGGCCTTCTGGGCACGGTGATCGGCATGATCGAGATCTTCGGCTCGCAGTCGCCCGGCAGTGGCGCGGTGGGCTCGGGCAACCCGGCGCAACTGGCGCACGGCATCTCGATCGCGCTGTACAACACGGCATTCGGCCTGATCGTGGCGATTCCGACGCTCATTTTCTGGCGCTACTTCCGCAGCCGGGTCGACGAATACCTGCTGAATCTCGAGCTGTCCGGCGAGCGCTTCGCCCGCCATCTGAACGCTCTGCGCAAGTGA
- a CDS encoding ExbD/TolR family protein, producing the protein MQFRHGARDEPEINLIPFIDVLLVILIFLMLSTTYSKFTEMQLRLPTADVDAQRDYPKEVIVAVSADGRYSINKTPVADRNVEAVAAALAAAATGGKDSVVIISADATSPHQAVVTVMEAARRAGLMQITFAAQSTAQAGR; encoded by the coding sequence ATGCAGTTCCGCCACGGTGCGCGCGACGAGCCGGAGATCAACCTGATCCCGTTCATCGACGTGCTGCTGGTGATCCTGATCTTCCTGATGCTGTCGACCACGTACAGCAAGTTCACCGAAATGCAGCTGCGGCTGCCGACCGCGGACGTCGACGCGCAGCGCGACTATCCCAAGGAAGTGATCGTGGCGGTGTCGGCCGACGGTCGCTATTCGATCAACAAGACGCCCGTGGCCGACCGCAACGTCGAGGCCGTGGCAGCCGCGCTCGCCGCCGCTGCCACCGGCGGCAAGGACAGCGTGGTGATCATCAGCGCCGACGCGACCAGCCCGCACCAAGCCGTCGTCACGGTGATGGAGGCCGCGCGCCGCGCCGGCCTGATGCAGATCACCTTCGCAGCCCAGTCGACGGCGCAAGCCGGTCGCTGA
- the kdsB gene encoding 3-deoxy-manno-octulosonate cytidylyltransferase encodes MSFTVLVPARLASTRLPNKPLADIAGVPMVVRVARRAGESGAARVVVAGDDASIIDACKAHGVEAILTRQDHPSGTDRLAEACEQLGLDGDDIVVNVQGDEPLIAPALIDAVASTLAAHAEAAMSTAAHEIDSLADFMNPNVVKAVLDAQGNAMYFSRAPIPWWRDGSANGAAPAVLPTPAPLRHIGIYGYRAGFVRKFPSLPPSPVEATEALEQLRALWHGHRIAVHVSHVAPGPGIDTPEDLARVRAVFAAGLTA; translated from the coding sequence GTGAGCTTCACGGTTCTGGTGCCGGCGCGTCTGGCGTCGACAAGGCTTCCCAACAAACCCCTGGCCGATATCGCCGGCGTGCCGATGGTGGTGCGCGTGGCCCGGCGTGCCGGCGAATCCGGCGCGGCGCGCGTGGTGGTGGCCGGTGACGACGCCTCGATCATCGACGCCTGCAAGGCGCACGGCGTCGAGGCGATCCTGACCCGCCAGGACCACCCCAGCGGCACCGACCGGCTGGCCGAGGCCTGCGAGCAACTGGGCCTCGACGGCGACGATATCGTCGTCAACGTGCAGGGCGACGAACCGCTGATCGCCCCGGCGCTGATCGATGCCGTGGCCTCCACGCTGGCAGCACACGCGGAAGCCGCGATGAGCACCGCGGCCCATGAGATCGATTCGCTGGCCGACTTCATGAATCCGAACGTGGTAAAGGCCGTGCTCGACGCACAGGGCAATGCCATGTACTTCAGCCGTGCACCCATCCCGTGGTGGCGTGACGGCTCCGCCAACGGCGCCGCGCCGGCAGTACTGCCCACGCCTGCCCCGCTGCGCCACATCGGCATCTACGGCTATCGCGCGGGCTTCGTGCGCAAGTTTCCGTCGCTGCCGCCGTCGCCAGTCGAGGCGACCGAGGCACTCGAGCAGTTGCGGGCGCTGTGGCACGGGCACCGCATTGCCGTGCATGTGAGCCACGTCGCGCCCGGACCGGGCATCGACACGCCCGAAGACCTGGCGCGCGTGCGCGCGGTCTTCGCCGCCGGCCTGACGGCCTGA
- a CDS encoding MFS transporter produces MSRPAPKGALWALLAGNFVIGTGVMVVPGTLNEISASLAVSVATAGQLITAAAAVMCIGAPLLAAAVAGWDRRQLLALTLLWYAVGHALAALMPSFGALLPVRMLTVIAPAIFTPQAAACAGMLVPPEQRGRAVTFVFLGWSMASVLGLPIGALIGGHLGWRMAFGAIALLSVVSAASIWFTLPNGIRPAALTAAAWSRVLRSPVLMGIVSVTALQGTGQFVLFSYFGPILKQSFGADATTLSVMWALFGACGLIGNMVVSRFIDRVGAGRMVLITTVLIALSLLLWPTASTLAWLAVVLVPWGLGCFATNSAQQARLVGLAPALAPGSVALNSSGIYTGQAVGAALGGWLLAHDAAAWMSWVGFGVMLVAIALSTAIDRSRRPA; encoded by the coding sequence GTGAGCCGGCCCGCGCCCAAGGGTGCGCTCTGGGCGCTGTTGGCCGGCAATTTCGTAATCGGCACGGGCGTGATGGTCGTGCCCGGCACCCTCAATGAAATCAGCGCCTCGCTGGCCGTCTCGGTCGCCACCGCGGGCCAGTTGATCACGGCCGCGGCGGCGGTAATGTGCATCGGCGCGCCGCTGCTGGCGGCCGCCGTCGCGGGCTGGGATCGCCGCCAGTTGCTCGCCCTCACCCTGCTCTGGTACGCCGTCGGCCATGCTCTCGCGGCGCTGATGCCCAGCTTCGGTGCGCTGCTGCCGGTGCGCATGCTCACGGTGATCGCACCCGCCATCTTCACGCCGCAGGCCGCGGCCTGCGCCGGCATGCTGGTGCCGCCCGAGCAGCGCGGGCGCGCCGTCACCTTCGTGTTCCTGGGCTGGTCGATGGCCTCGGTGCTGGGCCTGCCCATCGGCGCGCTGATCGGCGGGCACCTAGGCTGGCGCATGGCCTTCGGGGCGATTGCCCTGCTCAGTGTCGTGAGCGCGGCATCGATCTGGTTCACCCTGCCGAACGGCATTCGCCCGGCGGCGCTCACTGCCGCCGCCTGGTCGCGTGTGCTGCGCAGCCCTGTGCTGATGGGCATCGTGTCCGTCACGGCCCTTCAGGGCACCGGTCAGTTCGTGCTGTTCAGTTATTTCGGCCCGATCCTCAAGCAGAGCTTCGGCGCGGACGCCACCACGCTGAGCGTGATGTGGGCCCTGTTCGGCGCCTGCGGGCTCATCGGCAACATGGTGGTCAGCCGCTTCATCGACCGCGTCGGCGCCGGGCGCATGGTGCTGATCACGACCGTGCTGATCGCGCTGAGCCTGCTGCTGTGGCCGACGGCCTCCACGCTCGCCTGGCTGGCCGTGGTGCTGGTGCCCTGGGGGTTGGGCTGCTTCGCCACCAATTCGGCCCAGCAGGCCCGCCTGGTGGGGCTGGCGCCGGCCCTCGCGCCAGGCTCGGTGGCGCTCAACAGTTCCGGCATCTACACCGGCCAGGCCGTGGGCGCGGCGCTCGGCGGCTGGCTGCTGGCGCACGACGCGGCGGCCTGGATGAGCTGGGTCGGCTTCGGCGTCATGCTGGTGGCCATCGCGCTCAGCACGGCCATCGACCGCAGCCGCCGTCCGGCCTGA
- a CDS encoding 3-hydroxyacyl-CoA dehydrogenase, with protein sequence MTVNYTRIGVIGAGAMGRGIAQIAAQAGSEVLLLDSFAGAAERGLEALAAQWNKLHEKGKIDAAERDAYVARVKAVDAIQELAGCDLVVEAVIEDLEVKRKLFRELEGVVAESATLVTNTSSLSVTAIAAGLKRPERVAGFHFFNPVPLMKVVEVVAGFKTASEVCTQLAGYAKQMGHSAVQAQDTPGFIVNHAGRGYGTEALRIVSEGVADFATVDRILKDQAGFRLGPFELLDLTALDVSHPVMESIYHQYFEEPRFRPSVITAQRLAAGALGRKTGEGFYRYTDGVMQQTPEAPAPVVDGTPSVWVSPRAARRAELLRLVNTLGAQIDSGAAPAPHSLILVAPLGFDVTTVAAVERLDATRTIGIDMLVDDAATKRRVLATNPATRRDIRDAAHALFARDGKAVSVIRDSGGFVTQRVIGTIVNIAADMCQQRVCSPADLETAVQLGLGYPRGPLAMGNLFGPTNMLEVLFNLQTVYGDPRYRPSPWLRRRGALGLSLLHEEE encoded by the coding sequence ATGACAGTGAACTACACCCGAATCGGCGTCATAGGCGCCGGCGCCATGGGTCGCGGCATCGCGCAGATCGCCGCCCAGGCAGGCAGCGAAGTGCTGCTGCTCGACAGCTTCGCGGGCGCCGCGGAGCGCGGCCTCGAAGCCCTCGCCGCCCAATGGAACAAGCTGCATGAAAAGGGCAAGATCGACGCCGCCGAGCGCGACGCGTACGTCGCCCGCGTCAAGGCGGTCGACGCCATTCAAGAGCTCGCCGGCTGCGACCTCGTGGTCGAAGCCGTGATCGAAGACCTGGAAGTCAAGCGCAAGCTCTTCCGCGAGCTCGAAGGCGTGGTGGCCGAGAGCGCCACGCTGGTCACCAACACCTCGTCGCTGTCGGTGACGGCCATTGCGGCCGGGCTCAAGCGCCCCGAGCGCGTCGCGGGTTTCCACTTCTTCAACCCCGTGCCGCTGATGAAAGTGGTCGAGGTGGTGGCGGGCTTCAAGACCGCCTCCGAGGTCTGCACGCAACTGGCGGGCTACGCCAAACAGATGGGCCATAGCGCCGTGCAGGCGCAGGACACCCCCGGCTTCATCGTCAACCACGCCGGCCGTGGCTACGGCACCGAGGCGTTGCGCATCGTCAGCGAAGGCGTGGCCGATTTCGCCACCGTCGACCGCATCCTCAAGGACCAGGCCGGCTTTCGCCTCGGCCCGTTCGAGCTGCTGGACCTGACGGCGCTCGACGTGTCGCACCCGGTGATGGAGTCGATCTATCACCAGTACTTCGAGGAGCCCCGCTTCCGCCCGAGCGTGATCACCGCGCAGCGCCTGGCTGCCGGCGCGCTGGGCCGCAAGACCGGCGAAGGCTTCTACCGCTACACCGACGGCGTGATGCAGCAGACGCCCGAGGCGCCCGCGCCCGTGGTCGACGGCACGCCTTCGGTCTGGGTGTCGCCGCGCGCCGCGCGCCGCGCCGAGCTGCTGCGCCTGGTGAACACGCTGGGCGCGCAGATCGACAGCGGCGCCGCCCCGGCGCCGCATTCGCTGATCCTGGTGGCGCCCCTGGGCTTCGACGTGACCACGGTCGCCGCCGTCGAGCGCCTGGACGCCACCCGCACCATCGGCATCGACATGCTCGTGGACGACGCCGCCACCAAGCGCCGCGTGCTCGCCACCAACCCGGCCACGCGCCGCGACATCCGCGACGCCGCGCATGCCCTGTTCGCTCGCGACGGCAAGGCCGTGAGCGTGATCCGCGACAGCGGCGGCTTCGTCACGCAGCGCGTGATCGGCACCATCGTCAACATCGCGGCCGACATGTGCCAGCAGCGCGTGTGCTCGCCGGCCGACCTCGAGACCGCCGTGCAACTGGGCCTGGGCTATCCGCGCGGCCCGCTGGCCATGGGCAACCTCTTCGGCCCCACCAACATGCTCGAGGTGCTGTTCAACCTGCAGACGGTGTATGGCGATCCGCGCTATCGCCCGAGCCCGTGGCTGCGCCGTCGCGGCGCGCTGGGCCTGAGCCTGCTGCACGAAGAAGAATAA
- the xseA gene encoding exodeoxyribonuclease VII large subunit, whose translation MSVRDMNSAPGPRVWAVGALCHAVADALDARFNPVTVRGEISGFSRASSGHCYFALKDESGQLRCAMFRRAAGLLDFSPRDGDQVEVRGRLAVYEPRGDLQLVVESLRRAGQGALFEQFMQRKARLEAEGLFDPARKRALPTMPRAVGVVTSLGAAALHDVVTALRRRVPHIPVVLAPAAVQGANAPGELVRALHSLYALEPAVDVILLVRGGGSIEDLWAFNDEALARTIVQSPVPVISGVGHETDFTIADFCADLRAPTPTAAAELVSAPRDLWLGALDLLDERLSDSLGGRLDVLGQRLDQAAGRLGRPSNLVTRQQLRLAHHAQRLQYAMRSKRERLAQAPRAMAADFPSKLERAVTQRHDRLERVALRWRLLDPALVLQRGYAWLTDADGRAVVSAKQLAPGDAVVARLADGEVDMTVSPGGVTGTRPTRPQ comes from the coding sequence GTGAGCGTGCGTGACATGAATTCCGCGCCGGGCCCGCGCGTCTGGGCCGTCGGAGCCTTGTGCCATGCGGTTGCCGACGCGCTCGACGCGCGTTTCAACCCGGTCACGGTGCGCGGCGAAATCTCCGGTTTTTCTCGCGCCTCTAGTGGACATTGTTACTTCGCCCTGAAGGACGAGTCGGGTCAACTGCGCTGCGCGATGTTCCGCCGCGCCGCGGGGCTGCTCGATTTTTCGCCGCGCGACGGCGACCAGGTCGAGGTGCGCGGCCGACTCGCGGTGTACGAACCGCGCGGCGATCTTCAACTTGTTGTCGAGAGCTTGCGGCGCGCGGGGCAGGGCGCCCTGTTCGAGCAGTTCATGCAGCGCAAGGCGCGGCTCGAAGCCGAAGGGCTGTTCGATCCGGCGCGCAAGCGTGCCTTGCCTACCATGCCGCGCGCGGTGGGCGTCGTCACGTCGCTCGGAGCGGCTGCATTGCATGACGTCGTGACGGCACTGCGACGCCGCGTACCGCACATTCCCGTGGTGCTGGCGCCTGCCGCCGTGCAGGGGGCGAATGCGCCGGGCGAACTCGTTCGCGCGCTGCATTCGCTTTATGCGCTCGAGCCGGCGGTCGACGTGATCTTGCTGGTGCGCGGCGGTGGCTCGATCGAAGACCTGTGGGCGTTCAACGACGAGGCCCTGGCACGCACGATCGTGCAGAGCCCGGTCCCGGTGATCAGCGGCGTGGGGCATGAGACAGACTTCACCATCGCCGATTTCTGCGCCGACCTGCGCGCGCCCACGCCGACCGCGGCGGCGGAACTCGTCAGCGCGCCGCGCGACCTGTGGCTCGGCGCGCTCGACCTGCTCGACGAACGGCTCAGCGACTCGCTGGGTGGTCGGCTCGATGTACTTGGGCAGCGGCTCGACCAGGCGGCGGGGCGGCTCGGCCGTCCTTCGAACCTCGTGACGCGCCAGCAACTTCGCCTGGCGCACCATGCGCAGCGCCTTCAGTACGCGATGCGGTCGAAGCGCGAACGCCTGGCTCAGGCGCCGCGTGCAATGGCTGCCGACTTTCCGTCGAAGCTAGAGCGTGCAGTGACGCAACGCCACGATCGGCTGGAGCGCGTGGCCCTGCGCTGGCGGCTGCTCGATCCGGCATTGGTCTTGCAACGCGGCTACGCCTGGCTCACGGATGCGGATGGCCGCGCGGTCGTCAGCGCGAAGCAATTGGCACCGGGAGATGCGGTCGTGGCGCGGCTTGCCGACGGCGAAGTCGACATGACCGTCTCGCCGGGCGGCGTGACGGGAACACGTCCGACGCGACCTCAATAA
- the adk gene encoding adenylate kinase — translation MRLILLGAPGAGKGTQAAFICQKYSIPQISTGDMLRAAVKAGTPLGLQAKAVMDAGALVSDDLIINLVKERIAQADCASGFLFDGFPRTIPQADAMKAAGVKLDYVLEIDVPFGDIIERMSGRRSHPASGRTYHVKFNPPKVEGKDDVTGEDLIQREDDKEETVRKRLDVYSQQTRPLVDYYSAWAKTDPAAAPKYRAIKGVGTVDEITQRALAALSS, via the coding sequence ATGAGACTAATTTTGCTGGGCGCGCCCGGGGCGGGCAAAGGCACGCAAGCGGCCTTCATTTGCCAGAAGTACAGCATCCCCCAAATCTCGACCGGCGACATGCTGCGCGCCGCCGTCAAGGCCGGCACGCCGCTCGGGCTGCAAGCCAAGGCCGTCATGGATGCGGGCGCACTGGTCAGCGACGACCTGATCATCAATCTCGTGAAGGAACGCATCGCCCAGGCCGACTGCGCCAGCGGCTTCCTGTTCGACGGCTTCCCCCGCACCATTCCGCAAGCGGACGCCATGAAGGCAGCGGGCGTCAAGCTCGACTACGTGCTCGAGATCGACGTGCCCTTCGGCGACATCATCGAGCGCATGAGCGGCCGCCGCTCGCACCCGGCTTCGGGCCGCACCTACCACGTCAAATTCAACCCGCCCAAGGTGGAAGGCAAGGACGACGTCACCGGTGAAGACCTGATCCAGCGCGAGGACGACAAGGAAGAAACCGTGCGCAAACGGCTCGACGTGTACAGCCAGCAGACGCGTCCGCTGGTCGACTACTACTCGGCCTGGGCCAAGACCGACCCGGCCGCAGCGCCCAAGTACCGCGCCATCAAGGGCGTGGGCACGGTCGATGAAATCACGCAGCGCGCACTCGCCGCGCTGAGCAGCTGA
- the lpxK gene encoding tetraacyldisaccharide 4'-kinase: MPSEGRGSTTGTPAASRLQEAWLHRGPLACLLWPLSLLYAGLFAVRGWLYRLGWLRSERVPVPVIVVGNVIAGGAGKTPVVMAVVRHLRARGIQVGVVSRGYGRRTDDCREVMGDSNPLDVGDEPALIHHATKAPVFVARKRIEAARALLKQHPGTQVIVSDDGLQHLALGRDIEICVFDDRGIGNGWRLPAGPLREAWPRRCDLVLHSGERPAFDGGYTASRRLADYALTSDGQRVPLSTLAGKPVIALAAIARPKAFFDMLRGRGLTLAETIALPDHHDFGAWQRPADAGGPLVCTEKDAVKLWRKAPDALAVPLLFAPVPEFFNALDAKLSSLDGYQAA, encoded by the coding sequence GTGCCTTCCGAAGGCCGCGGCAGCACAACGGGTACGCCGGCAGCTTCGCGGCTGCAGGAAGCGTGGCTGCACCGCGGCCCGTTGGCCTGCCTGCTGTGGCCGCTGTCGCTGCTCTACGCCGGCCTCTTCGCCGTGCGGGGCTGGCTCTATCGCCTCGGCTGGCTTCGGTCCGAACGCGTGCCTGTGCCCGTGATCGTCGTCGGCAACGTGATCGCGGGCGGCGCGGGCAAGACGCCGGTTGTGATGGCGGTGGTGCGGCATCTGCGCGCGCGGGGCATCCAGGTGGGCGTGGTTTCGCGCGGCTACGGCCGGCGCACCGACGACTGCCGCGAAGTGATGGGCGATAGCAATCCCCTCGATGTTGGCGACGAGCCCGCCCTGATTCACCACGCCACGAAGGCCCCGGTGTTCGTCGCGCGCAAGCGCATCGAGGCCGCGCGGGCCTTGCTCAAGCAGCATCCCGGCACGCAGGTCATCGTCAGCGACGACGGATTGCAGCACCTGGCGCTGGGCCGCGACATCGAGATCTGCGTGTTCGACGACCGCGGCATCGGCAACGGCTGGCGACTGCCCGCAGGCCCCTTGCGCGAAGCGTGGCCGCGCCGCTGCGACCTGGTGCTGCACAGCGGCGAACGCCCTGCCTTCGACGGCGGCTACACCGCTTCGCGCCGCCTCGCGGACTACGCCCTGACCAGCGACGGACAGCGCGTGCCGCTGAGCACCCTGGCGGGCAAGCCAGTGATCGCGCTCGCAGCCATCGCGCGACCCAAGGCCTTCTTCGACATGCTCCGGGGCCGCGGCCTCACGCTGGCCGAGACCATTGCGCTGCCCGATCACCATGATTTCGGCGCCTGGCAACGCCCGGCCGATGCCGGCGGCCCTCTTGTCTGCACCGAGAAAGACGCGGTCAAGCTGTGGCGCAAGGCACCCGACGCACTGGCCGTACCCCTGCTCTTCGCACCCGTTCCGGAATTCTTCAACGCGCTCGACGCAAAGCTATCATCGCTCGATGGATACCAAGCTGCTTGA
- a CDS encoding asparaginase, with product MADFPSPELRRVVVLGTGGTIAGKAASSGDNIGYTAGQVDVADLLGGIEAPRGVTLVAEQVAQLDSKDMSFETWQKLAQRCAHWLAEPDVAGVVITHGTDTLEETAFFLHSVLAPSKPVVLTCAMRPATALSPDGPQNVRDAIGVALAAGAKGVTVVCAGAIHSGADVQKVHTYRLDAFASGDAGPVGYVEEGEVRRVRAWPEGKALPASKILQAAAVQWPRVEVVMSHAGASGAVIEALLQPGGFEPVRGLVLAATGNGTLHHALEAAALKAQETGVAVVRATRCMNGRILPKADDKLRDAGVLTPVKARIALMLELLG from the coding sequence ATGGCCGATTTCCCTTCGCCTGAACTGCGCCGCGTGGTCGTGCTTGGCACCGGCGGCACCATCGCCGGCAAGGCCGCCAGCAGCGGCGACAACATCGGCTACACGGCCGGGCAGGTGGACGTGGCCGACCTCCTGGGCGGCATCGAAGCGCCGCGGGGCGTGACGCTGGTGGCGGAGCAGGTCGCGCAACTCGACAGCAAGGACATGTCGTTCGAGACCTGGCAGAAGCTCGCGCAACGCTGCGCGCACTGGTTGGCCGAGCCCGATGTGGCGGGCGTGGTGATCACCCACGGCACCGACACTCTGGAGGAGACGGCTTTCTTCCTGCACTCGGTGCTCGCACCCTCGAAACCGGTGGTGCTGACCTGCGCCATGCGACCGGCAACCGCACTGTCACCCGACGGGCCGCAGAACGTGCGCGATGCCATCGGCGTGGCTCTGGCAGCCGGTGCGAAGGGCGTGACGGTGGTGTGTGCCGGGGCGATCCACAGTGGTGCGGACGTCCAGAAAGTGCACACCTACAGGCTCGATGCCTTTGCGTCGGGCGATGCGGGTCCAGTGGGCTATGTGGAAGAGGGCGAAGTCCGCCGCGTGAGGGCGTGGCCCGAAGGCAAGGCGCTGCCGGCTTCGAAGATCTTGCAAGCGGCCGCTGTCCAGTGGCCTCGCGTGGAGGTCGTCATGAGCCATGCCGGTGCGAGCGGCGCGGTCATCGAGGCCCTGCTGCAGCCCGGCGGCTTTGAGCCGGTGCGTGGACTGGTGCTGGCCGCCACGGGCAACGGCACGCTGCATCACGCGCTCGAAGCAGCCGCACTGAAGGCGCAGGAGACAGGCGTGGCGGTGGTCCGCGCGACGCGCTGCATGAACGGCCGCATCCTGCCGAAAGCCGACGACAAGCTGCGAGACGCGGGCGTGCTCACGCCCGTGAAGGCGCGCATCGCGCTGATGCTCGAATTGCTGGGGTGA
- a CDS encoding Trm112 family protein, protein MDTKLLELLVCPVTKGPLTWNPEKQELCSRSARLAYPVRDGIPVLLENEARTLSDEELGL, encoded by the coding sequence ATGGATACCAAGCTGCTTGAACTGCTCGTCTGCCCCGTCACCAAGGGTCCGTTGACCTGGAACCCCGAGAAGCAGGAGCTCTGCTCGCGCAGCGCGCGCCTGGCCTATCCCGTGCGCGACGGCATCCCCGTGCTGCTGGAAAACGAAGCACGCACGCTTTCCGACGAAGAGCTCGGGCTGTGA
- the lexA gene encoding transcriptional repressor LexA, producing the protein MQFAVKLTARQQQILDLIQSAIARTGAPPTRAEIANELGFKSANAAEEHLQALARKGVIELVSGTSRGIRLKGDALRSLNETRHREGGQFSLSLPGMAQLALPLIGRVAAGSPILAQEHVDQTYYVENTLFQRQPDYLLKVRGMSMRDAGIMDGDLLAVQATKEARNGQIVVARLGDEVTVKRLKRNKQVIELHAENPDYPTIIVQPGEPFEIEGLAVGLIRNTMLM; encoded by the coding sequence ATGCAGTTCGCCGTGAAGCTTACAGCCCGCCAGCAGCAGATCCTGGACTTGATCCAGAGCGCCATCGCCCGCACCGGCGCGCCACCCACGCGCGCCGAAATCGCCAATGAACTGGGCTTCAAGTCGGCCAACGCCGCCGAAGAGCATCTACAGGCATTGGCCCGCAAGGGCGTCATCGAACTCGTCAGCGGCACCTCGCGCGGTATCCGCCTCAAGGGCGACGCCCTGCGCTCGCTGAACGAAACGCGCCACCGCGAAGGCGGCCAGTTCTCGCTCTCGCTGCCGGGCATGGCGCAACTGGCGCTGCCGCTCATCGGCCGTGTCGCGGCCGGCTCGCCGATCCTCGCGCAAGAGCATGTCGACCAGACCTATTACGTCGAGAACACGCTGTTCCAGCGCCAGCCCGACTACCTGCTCAAGGTGCGCGGCATGTCGATGCGAGACGCCGGCATCATGGACGGCGACCTGCTCGCCGTGCAAGCCACCAAGGAAGCGCGCAACGGCCAGATCGTGGTCGCGCGCCTGGGCGACGAGGTCACCGTCAAGCGCCTGAAGCGCAACAAGCAGGTCATCGAGCTGCACGCCGAGAACCCCGACTACCCGACCATCATTGTCCAGCCCGGCGAGCCCTTCGAGATCGAAGGCCTCGCGGTGGGCCTCATCCGCAACACCATGCTGATGTAG